CATCAAGAGAAAATAGTAAATGTAATAACATACCTTCTCATTAGTATGACCTTTAAAAATAATCCTTATATTTTTGGATTTATTTGTGAAAAAGCTCTTATATTTTCTTGATGACCGTTTACATGTAAATCTGTCAAAATGAATATAATTAACGGTGATTATGACTTAATCGAAACAAAATAATGATAAATCTAACTCAATTATAAAACCTAAATTTAAAGATTTTTCTTTCGGTACATTTTTTACCAATTTCATATATATCTTACAAATTTGATTGGAATGTTAAGAAATTTGAAAAAATAGTGTAAACTAAAAGCTGGAATCTCACAGGAAGACTCACAAGCCGGCTTTCTTTCTAAACACACGCTATCTATCAGTTATCTCTTTAGTCttaaaacaaatattttatagtttctCCCTACAAAATAGCGTTTCGTTTCTACCTCACCCTGTTATGCTATCTTCATTCCTTGATTTTATCCAATTTTGATCATTTATATTAAGAACTAGAATTTTTTTTTGATATGGGGTTTTGATTTTATTCGTGTTGTTAGATTAAGTTGAGTTGTTATGCATTTGGTATCTCGAACTTAACGATTTGATTGAAAAAGTCcccttttcatttttatttttggggAAAAAGGAAACAGTTTTTGTAAAAGATTAATGGGTTGCTTTCCTTGTTTTGATTCGAGGGAAGAGGAGAAACTGAATCCTCAGAAAGTTAGGGCTGATCGTCATGAAGTCCACCCATCTGCGCCTACAAACATATCCAGATTATCTTCCGGTAAGTGTGTTTGTGTTAGAAATTCATGTTCATGAATTGAAGTGAACATATACTAATTCTACTTGTTTGATCTGATCCCTCtattttgttatgtgattatgattAATTATTGCTTCAGATTTGTTTATATTGATTTTCTCCTTGTAATATGACCCCATCTAATCATGATATAAGTTTCTTATGATTGAatgtcttttctttttttttttttcattttcccaCCATCATTACAATGAATTGCTACTTTTGTGATTGATGGCTGTATAAATTGGCGTAATCAAGCGATGAAACACAAGAATTTATAAGTAATTGTAGTGATACTGTACAGGGACAGACACATAGATGTTTTGTATTTGGATGGAATTGTGTAATAGATAATATATGGGGAAGTGATTTTGAAATGCTATAAAATTGATTTGGCAGGGGTTGATAGACTCAAGTCTAGAAACAATAATGTAAGCCTACGGAGGGAGTCATCAGGGCCTAAAGATTCACCAGATGCTCAAATTGCTGCTCAAACCTTCACTTTCCGTGAACTTGCAGCTGCAACAAACAATTTCAGGCCCGATTGCTTCTTAGGGGAGGGAGGCTTTGGCTGTGTATATAGAGGGCATCTTCAGGGTAGTGGTCAGGTATGGATATTTGATTAACCTGGTTGCTTATGCAGGCATATCTAATAGTATCTATGCATCAACATTATTGTGAATGATTTAATGATGTCAAAATTATGCTTTGAGAAAACCCGTGTAATTAAAGAACGCATAGATAGCATCACGTATCCAGCAGAATAAATCTAGTTCATTAATGGTACTGGATTATATCTTTATATTGCAACAACCTAGTGCTTCCTATTTCTAATTAAAAGGTAACAGTCACAGTCAGTATATATATATCTACTTAGAAGTTAGAACTAGATTGATGAGAACATAAACACCATCACCGGTTGAATGTGCATGCCTATCCATTATGGAATAAACAAACACTATTATTATttccatgtgtgtgtgtgtgtgtgttgataaacataaatgattatattattatagGTTGAAAGAAGTAGTtattgaattttgagaatgacAGGTTGTAGCTGTTAAACAACTGGATAGAAACGGAGTCCAAGGTAACCGTGAATTTCTAGTGGAAGTTCTTATGCTGAGCCTTTTACATCATCCGAATCTGGTGAATTTGATTGGTTACTGTGCGGATGGTGAGCAGAGACTTCTTGTTTATGAATTCATGGCGTTGGGATCATTAGAAGATCACCTTCATGGTAATGAATATAATTACATACAAATCAATGTCCATGATTAGAAAATAGAAATATAAGTAAGTTGGTTGACAGATGTTCCGGCTGATAGAGAAGCATTGGATTGGAACACGCGAATGAAGATAGCTGCAGGAGCAGCGAAAGGTTTGGAGTTTCTTCATGACAAAGCCAACCCTCCCGTGATTTACAGGGACTTCAAGTCGTCCAACATTTTGCTGGACCAGGGATTTCAGCCGAAGCTCTCTGATTTTGGGCTGGCCAAACTGGGCCCCACCGGAGACAAATCTCATGTCTCCACGCGGGTCATGGGCACATACGGTTATTGTGCTCCAGAGTATGCCATGACCGGTCAACTCACGGTCAAATCCGACGTCTACAGCTTCGGTGTCGTATTTTTAGAGCTTATCACCGGTCGCAAGGCCATCGACAGCACTCAACCACACGGACAACAGAACCTCGTCACATgggtaaataataaattaattttataataataaaaaaaaaataatataatgtaTGAATTTTGTGCAGGCCCGGCCTTTGTTCAATGACAGAAGAAAGTTCACATCATTGGTGGACCCACGGCTGGAGGGTCGATACCCAATGAGGGGGCTGTATCAGGCTCTTGCGGTTGCATCCATGTGCATTCAAGAACAGGCTGCTGCTCGCCCTCTTATTGGAGATGTTGTCACTGCTTTGTCTTATCTTGCAAACCAACACCAGGGCTATGATCAACCCAGGCCTAAACCTGAAACAAATGCAAGGATTTTATCAACTAATACTGAAGAACAACAGGCTGGAGCCTCAGGGCGTAGCAGATGGGATTTGGCTTTGGAAGTTGGATCAGAGAAAGAAGAATCTCCTAAGGAATCTGCAAAGATGCTGAATAGAGAAAGGGCTGTTGCTGAAGCAAAGATGTGGGTGGAAAAAAGAAGGCAAACTGCTCAAGCTGCCTTCGATGCCAACAATTGACAATGCCTACTATTATTGCCTATTGCCTAGTACTAGTAGTATCTTTATATGTACTACTACTACAAACTGCTATATACTTTTTTAAAAACCTCATATTCCATCCTGTCATTCCCGACATTGGCAGTAATATTGTATAATTTAGTGATCACAACAATGAGTGCGAAATTcctggaaaaaaaaaatacaagaaacagaaatcaaacaaaaattaggTTGGATTGTCATGGATTTCTTGATTTTCTTAAAAGGAGTACAAAACAGTTATGGTTTTGTCTTAATTTTTTTCTTGTGTATAAATGGCGTATCGCATAATTTTTCCATTTTATACCCGGTTAAT
The genomic region above belongs to Lactuca sativa cultivar Salinas chromosome 4, Lsat_Salinas_v11, whole genome shotgun sequence and contains:
- the LOC111889829 gene encoding serine/threonine-protein kinase PBS1: MGCFPCFDSREEEKLNPQKVRADRHEVHPSAPTNISRLSSGVDRLKSRNNNVSLRRESSGPKDSPDAQIAAQTFTFRELAAATNNFRPDCFLGEGGFGCVYRGHLQGSGQVVAVKQLDRNGVQGNREFLVEVLMLSLLHHPNLVNLIGYCADGEQRLLVYEFMALGSLEDHLHDVPADREALDWNTRMKIAAGAAKGLEFLHDKANPPVIYRDFKSSNILLDQGFQPKLSDFGLAKLGPTGDKSHVSTRVMGTYGYCAPEYAMTGQLTVKSDVYSFGVVFLELITGRKAIDSTQPHGQQNLVTWARPLFNDRRKFTSLVDPRLEGRYPMRGLYQALAVASMCIQEQAAARPLIGDVVTALSYLANQHQGYDQPRPKPETNARILSTNTEEQQAGASGRSRWDLALEVGSEKEESPKESAKMLNRERAVAEAKMWVEKRRQTAQAAFDANN